A genomic region of Rheinheimera sp. MMS21-TC3 contains the following coding sequences:
- the wecC gene encoding UDP-N-acetyl-D-mannosamine dehydrogenase: protein MHNFSRVSVIGLGYIGLPTAAVIASRGVEVIGIDVSEHAVTTINQGKVHIVEPDLDMLVQAAVTTGKLRASLIPEAAEAFLIAVPTPFKDDKVPDLSYIETALQTIAPVIEKGNLIVLESTSPVGTTDKISQWLAELRPDLVMPHQDMDHADVFIAHCPERVLPGRVLQELVSNDRIIGGITDRCAQRAIDLYSLFVRGDCIKTNARTAEMAKLTENSFRDVNIAFANELSMICDHLKINVWELIKLANRHPRVNILSPGPGVGGHCIAVDPWFIVDSAPEQAQIIRKAREINDSKPHFVINKVKQAADQFKKPVIACLGLAFKADIDDLRESPALDIAMHLLNDNIGEIVLVEPNIKKLPNKYAAFDNALTSLPQALEKANILLVLVDHKQFKTLHLTDVASKVVIDTRGIFG, encoded by the coding sequence ATGCACAACTTTTCACGCGTATCTGTTATTGGTTTAGGCTATATTGGCTTACCTACTGCTGCTGTTATTGCTTCACGCGGCGTAGAAGTTATAGGAATAGACGTATCTGAACACGCAGTTACTACTATAAATCAAGGTAAAGTACATATTGTAGAGCCTGACTTAGACATGTTAGTGCAAGCTGCAGTTACTACAGGTAAGTTACGCGCATCTTTAATTCCTGAAGCTGCAGAAGCCTTTTTAATTGCCGTTCCTACGCCCTTTAAAGATGATAAAGTGCCAGATTTAAGCTATATAGAAACAGCATTACAAACTATAGCCCCTGTCATTGAAAAAGGTAACCTCATTGTTTTAGAGTCTACCTCTCCGGTTGGTACCACAGATAAAATCTCGCAGTGGCTAGCCGAGCTACGGCCTGATTTAGTGATGCCGCATCAGGATATGGACCATGCCGATGTTTTTATAGCCCATTGCCCCGAGCGAGTATTACCGGGACGAGTCTTACAAGAATTAGTAAGCAATGATCGTATTATCGGCGGCATCACCGATCGCTGTGCGCAACGTGCCATTGATTTGTATAGTCTTTTTGTGCGTGGGGATTGCATTAAAACCAATGCTCGTACCGCTGAAATGGCCAAGTTAACCGAAAACTCTTTTCGCGATGTCAATATTGCTTTTGCCAATGAGTTATCGATGATTTGCGACCATTTAAAAATTAATGTCTGGGAATTGATTAAACTAGCTAATCGTCATCCTCGGGTAAATATTCTTTCACCTGGTCCAGGCGTTGGCGGTCACTGTATTGCAGTGGACCCTTGGTTTATTGTTGATTCTGCACCTGAACAAGCACAAATTATCCGTAAAGCTCGCGAAATTAACGATAGTAAGCCACACTTTGTGATTAATAAGGTTAAACAAGCTGCTGATCAGTTTAAAAAACCAGTGATAGCTTGTTTAGGTTTAGCCTTTAAGGCAGATATTGATGATCTTCGGGAAAGCCCGGCATTAGATATAGCCATGCATTTGCTTAATGATAATATTGGTGAGATTGTATTAGTTGAACCAAATATTAAAAAGTTACCCAACAAATATGCAGCTTTTGATAATGCTCTAACATCCTTACCTCAAGCGTTAGAAAAAGCCAATATATTGCTAGTGCTGGTTGATCATAAACAGTTTAAAACTCTACATTTGACTGATGTCGCGAGTAAAGTAGTTATTGATACTCGAGGTATTTTTGGTTAA
- a CDS encoding acyl-CoA dehydrogenase gives MIVLIVLLVVIAIVFGVPDIRRNFITKPIFSMFKRILPPLSDTEREAMEAGDVWWDGELFKGKPDWKVLHNYPKAELSTTEQAFMDNQVETLLAMLDDYKIVQEDRDLPQEVWDYIKSEGFFAMIIPKAYGGREFSAIANSTIVSRIATRSISAAVTVMVPNSLGPGELLMHYGTEEQKQQWLPSLAKGTDVPCFALTGPEAGSDAGAIPDLGIVCKGVHNGEEVIGIRLNWDKRYITLAPIATVLGLAFKLQDPEGLLGDKPDLGITCALIPTSHPGVEIGDRHFPMNLAFLNGTTYGKDVFIPLDWIIGGPDYAGRGWRMLVECLSAGRGISLPALATATGHVATRMTSAYGFVRQQFGLSIGKFEGVQEAMARIGGLTYSLEAMRVMTAGAIDMNLSPSIVTAIAKYHMTEMSRVVMNDAFDIHAGRAIQLGPKNYLAHGYMGIPVAITVEGANILTRNLMIFGQGATRCHPYVFAELEAASNPDSEQGLKQFDGLLVKHIGFALGNTFGALWQGITAGAFNSAPVSGETARYYKQLSRMSRGLALSADFSMLILGGDLKRREMLSARLGDVLSQLYIASAVLKFYEDNGRQQCDLPFVHYSIQLALFEIGRAFDGFFANFPNRFVARLLKTLIFPFGIGYKMPKDQVAVDICNALAKPGVLRDRLTHLCYIGESEQDATGLMERAFIAMYQAQPLMKKISQAQREGTLERKLPLAQTIEQALVANIVTAKEAEQLQKMNLLRFDAISVDSFKAGELTATGLGDKH, from the coding sequence ATGATCGTATTAATAGTTTTATTAGTTGTAATAGCAATAGTTTTTGGTGTGCCAGATATTCGCCGAAACTTTATTACTAAACCTATTTTTAGTATGTTTAAACGCATTTTACCGCCGTTATCTGATACCGAGCGCGAAGCTATGGAAGCAGGTGATGTCTGGTGGGATGGTGAGCTTTTTAAAGGTAAACCCGATTGGAAAGTTTTACATAACTACCCTAAGGCTGAGTTAAGTACAACAGAGCAAGCCTTTATGGATAATCAGGTTGAAACTTTATTAGCCATGCTTGATGACTATAAGATCGTTCAAGAAGATCGTGATTTACCGCAAGAGGTTTGGGATTATATTAAGAGCGAAGGCTTTTTCGCCATGATTATTCCAAAGGCCTATGGTGGTCGTGAGTTTTCAGCTATAGCTAACTCTACTATTGTTTCACGTATTGCTACGCGTAGTATCTCGGCTGCAGTTACCGTTATGGTGCCAAACTCATTAGGCCCTGGTGAGTTACTTATGCATTATGGTACCGAAGAGCAAAAACAGCAGTGGCTACCAAGTTTAGCTAAGGGGACTGATGTACCTTGTTTTGCTTTAACTGGCCCTGAAGCTGGCTCTGATGCTGGTGCTATCCCAGATTTAGGTATAGTTTGTAAAGGCGTGCATAACGGTGAAGAAGTTATTGGGATCCGTTTAAATTGGGATAAACGTTATATTACTTTAGCACCTATTGCGACTGTGTTAGGCCTAGCCTTTAAATTGCAAGATCCAGAAGGCTTATTAGGTGATAAGCCTGATTTAGGTATCACTTGTGCCTTAATTCCAACTAGCCATCCAGGCGTTGAAATTGGTGACCGCCACTTTCCTATGAATTTAGCTTTCTTAAACGGTACTACTTACGGTAAAGATGTATTTATTCCGTTAGATTGGATTATTGGTGGTCCTGATTATGCAGGGCGCGGCTGGCGTATGTTAGTTGAGTGCTTATCGGCAGGCCGCGGTATTAGCTTACCAGCATTAGCGACTGCTACGGGACATGTTGCTACACGTATGACAAGCGCTTATGGCTTTGTCCGTCAACAGTTTGGCTTGTCTATTGGTAAGTTTGAAGGTGTACAAGAAGCCATGGCACGGATAGGTGGCTTAACTTATAGCTTAGAAGCTATGAGGGTAATGACTGCTGGTGCTATTGATATGAATTTAAGCCCAAGTATTGTTACAGCAATTGCCAAATATCATATGACTGAAATGTCGCGAGTAGTAATGAATGATGCCTTTGATATTCATGCTGGTCGTGCCATTCAGCTTGGGCCAAAAAACTATTTAGCGCATGGCTATATGGGCATACCGGTTGCGATTACTGTTGAAGGTGCGAATATTCTAACTCGCAACCTAATGATTTTTGGCCAAGGTGCAACTCGCTGCCATCCTTATGTGTTTGCAGAACTTGAAGCTGCCTCTAATCCTGATTCTGAACAAGGTTTAAAGCAGTTCGATGGCTTATTAGTTAAGCATATAGGTTTTGCTTTAGGTAATACGTTTGGTGCTTTATGGCAAGGTATAACGGCTGGGGCATTTAATAGTGCGCCGGTGTCAGGTGAAACCGCACGTTACTATAAACAGCTTAGCCGTATGAGCCGAGGCCTTGCTTTGAGTGCTGATTTCTCAATGCTTATTTTAGGTGGTGACTTAAAACGCCGTGAAATGCTTTCAGCAAGATTAGGTGATGTATTAAGTCAGTTATATATAGCATCGGCCGTATTAAAGTTCTATGAAGATAATGGCCGTCAGCAATGTGACTTACCTTTTGTTCACTACAGTATTCAACTAGCTTTATTTGAAATAGGTCGTGCTTTTGACGGTTTCTTTGCCAACTTCCCAAACCGCTTTGTGGCTAGATTATTAAAAACATTAATCTTTCCATTTGGTATTGGCTATAAGATGCCTAAAGATCAAGTTGCGGTGGATATTTGTAATGCGCTAGCCAAACCAGGTGTATTGCGGGATCGTTTAACACACTTATGTTATATCGGCGAGTCAGAGCAAGACGCAACAGGTTTAATGGAACGGGCATTTATTGCCATGTATCAAGCTCAGCCTCTGATGAAGAAAATTTCACAAGCGCAAAGAGAAGGTACTTTAGAGCGAAAACTACCACTAGCCCAAACGATTGAGCAAGCATTAGTAGCTAATATTGTCACTGCGAAGGAAGCAGAGCAGCTGCAAAAAATGAACCTATTACGTTTTGATGCCATTAGCGTGGATAGTTTTAAAGCAGGTGAATTAACCGCTACCGGTTTAGGCGATAAACATTAG
- a CDS encoding PEP-CTERM/exosortase system-associated acyltransferase, with translation MDNLSLAENFDQYFEVKFANTKQLREESYRIRHSVYCDELEWEPKQQDGKESDECDDYSFALLLVHKRTGQYAGTARLVIHPPNEPDKKLPFEQHCLSSIWSEVINLADFPRGGFSEISRLAVPETFRRRAGEKNMPFVINDISLQSDVFSEEERRNFPNIAIGLYLSIIALAEMCLHLAMFVVAEPRLNKRLNRIGFLFEQIGDEHDFHGNRALFYLPREKFTSELNPEILELYSLLEKQLKQQMFLLPYLNR, from the coding sequence ATGGATAACTTATCTTTAGCTGAAAATTTTGATCAATATTTTGAAGTTAAATTTGCTAATACCAAGCAGTTGCGTGAAGAATCCTATCGGATCCGTCATTCGGTATATTGTGATGAGCTAGAATGGGAACCTAAGCAACAAGATGGTAAAGAAAGCGATGAGTGTGATGATTATTCTTTCGCATTGTTGCTAGTACATAAAAGAACAGGTCAATATGCTGGTACAGCGCGCTTAGTTATCCATCCACCTAATGAGCCTGATAAAAAACTACCTTTTGAGCAACACTGCCTATCTTCTATCTGGTCTGAAGTCATTAATTTAGCAGACTTTCCTCGTGGTGGTTTTAGTGAAATATCACGGCTGGCTGTACCTGAAACTTTTCGCCGCCGTGCCGGTGAAAAAAACATGCCTTTTGTGATAAATGACATTAGTTTACAGTCAGATGTATTTTCTGAAGAAGAGCGTCGTAACTTTCCTAATATTGCCATTGGGTTATATTTAAGCATTATAGCTTTAGCTGAAATGTGCTTACATTTAGCTATGTTTGTAGTAGCAGAACCACGTTTAAATAAGCGACTTAATCGCATCGGCTTTTTATTTGAACAGATAGGTGATGAGCATGATTTTCATGGTAATAGAGCATTGTTTTACTTGCCAAGAGAGAAGTTTACTTCAGAGCTTAACCCAGAAATACTGGAACTATATTCTTTACTAGAAAAACAATTGAAGCAGCAGATGTTCTTGCTTCCTTATCTTAATAGATAA
- a CDS encoding acyl carrier protein codes for MPLQHFLADILRSVLQIDTQFDDDTLLLGAIPEFDSMAVISVITEIEEQLGIQIDDDEISAEVFETFGQLHSFVEQKQTA; via the coding sequence ATGCCACTTCAGCATTTCCTTGCCGATATCTTACGCTCAGTACTACAAATTGACACCCAATTTGATGACGACACTTTACTATTAGGTGCCATTCCAGAGTTTGACTCTATGGCTGTAATCTCAGTTATTACTGAAATTGAAGAGCAATTAGGTATCCAGATTGATGATGATGAAATCTCTGCTGAAGTTTTTGAAACTTTTGGTCAGTTACATTCATTTGTTGAGCAAAAGCAAACCGCTTAA
- the prsT gene encoding XrtA/PEP-CTERM system TPR-repeat protein PrsT, with protein MKKSTTIAAALMLSLLTACGGKEAAEHYTDAQSFIQQQKYSSAVIELKSAIQQAPENKEYRLALGLLYLKIGDSVAAEKELTRAFSLGVETQIVAIPLIRSAYQAGNHSYVLELFTEDNSITAEQALYIKTYKALSELELGDADSAISLFTELSTQQDFADIAALSQAHLLIANRNNIEAISTADSITKESLIYQEALFLKGRSQLAEEDSLASIDSFTEYLQIVPNNILARLMLTQSLVKTEQYDLADNQLKLLLKAYPNQPLANYLKAVLEYDKENFTLAKEHAEKAINNGLRSDSARIIAALSSLKLNLESQAIYHLDSIQANLAKYPPLQSLYASLQLKAGQTDEAKDILLNQSADNLDLKLLANTSFQLIKQGSNTAAEQLIDKYEQSAKGDVTSLTTLGMLKLGLGGQQMQGVRDLEQALLLDPSQNQARIVLAISYLKQHEYAKASALADEWLDDPELAIVGYNLKAYSALLQDDTTNAKVFLTKAEQSKADNPFTMLLQAIVAYSEKDHDKANALLLKTMQLHPTYVPALQQYYTFAKTEGKAKEALVQGQSILDNAPESNNLRLTVAKMYHQEQNYQKVIDLLEHKSINRDYAPSGYWATLIDAHAKLNHSQDVIKLSDQWYKLTPDNLHAAFFYANGLALNKNFNEAVSVLDKQLRKFPNNLMLLKSKIIFLAENKDYKTALKTFDAIDKEAANQADILFIKARVTFLDGQIPPSLELFNQSYLLAPSDETAMYIAEIYSKQYSYKRAIQFLEQHFATHPVKGNLKVFYANLLLQSDQDKAFKLYNEILEESPNNYIVLNNYAWVLAEDNQLDKAKVYIERALKQAPKHPDVLDTYGKVLLLQNNLAAAITAFEQSLQVRSNNAEVSLNYAEALIKSGKPQQAASVLNKLAINDVALLKRKSDLEKLLP; from the coding sequence ATGAAAAAATCTACTACTATTGCCGCCGCTTTAATGCTGTCATTATTAACAGCATGTGGCGGTAAAGAAGCTGCTGAACATTATACAGATGCGCAAAGCTTTATTCAGCAACAAAAATATAGCTCTGCTGTTATAGAGCTTAAATCTGCTATTCAGCAAGCACCAGAGAATAAAGAGTATCGATTAGCCTTAGGCTTATTATATTTAAAAATAGGTGACTCTGTTGCGGCAGAGAAAGAGTTAACACGAGCTTTCTCTTTAGGTGTTGAAACCCAAATAGTCGCAATTCCATTAATCCGTAGTGCATATCAAGCGGGTAATCACTCTTATGTGTTAGAGCTATTTACGGAAGATAACAGCATAACTGCTGAACAAGCCCTATATATTAAAACATATAAGGCATTATCAGAATTAGAGTTAGGTGACGCTGATAGCGCTATTTCTTTATTTACAGAGCTTTCAACGCAACAAGACTTTGCCGATATTGCCGCTTTATCTCAAGCCCATCTTTTAATTGCTAATCGTAATAATATAGAAGCTATAAGTACTGCCGACAGCATTACTAAAGAGAGTTTAATTTATCAAGAAGCATTATTTTTAAAGGGCAGATCGCAATTAGCTGAAGAAGACAGCTTAGCTTCTATCGACAGTTTTACAGAGTATTTGCAGATTGTTCCCAATAATATTCTTGCTCGATTAATGTTAACCCAAAGTCTAGTTAAAACAGAACAATACGATTTAGCAGATAATCAGTTGAAACTATTGCTAAAAGCTTATCCTAACCAGCCTCTTGCTAACTATTTAAAAGCCGTATTAGAGTATGATAAAGAAAACTTTACTCTAGCAAAAGAGCATGCAGAAAAGGCTATTAATAATGGCTTGCGCTCAGATAGCGCCCGTATTATTGCAGCACTATCATCGCTTAAACTTAATTTAGAAAGCCAAGCTATTTACCATTTAGACAGTATCCAAGCTAATTTAGCTAAGTATCCACCACTACAGAGTCTCTATGCTTCTTTGCAATTAAAAGCCGGCCAAACAGATGAAGCAAAAGATATTCTTCTTAACCAATCTGCTGACAATCTTGATCTTAAATTACTGGCAAACACTTCTTTTCAGTTAATCAAGCAAGGCTCAAATACCGCAGCAGAACAGCTAATTGATAAGTATGAGCAAAGCGCTAAAGGTGATGTCACCTCTTTAACTACTTTAGGTATGCTTAAATTAGGCTTAGGTGGCCAACAAATGCAGGGGGTGCGCGACTTAGAACAAGCACTACTATTAGACCCAAGCCAAAACCAAGCTAGAATAGTGTTAGCTATTAGTTATCTAAAACAACATGAATATGCCAAAGCTTCAGCCCTTGCTGATGAGTGGTTAGATGATCCAGAACTAGCTATTGTTGGTTATAATCTAAAAGCTTATAGTGCATTACTGCAAGATGATACAACAAATGCCAAAGTGTTTTTAACTAAGGCTGAGCAATCTAAAGCTGATAATCCTTTTACTATGCTGTTGCAAGCCATAGTGGCTTATTCAGAAAAAGATCACGATAAAGCCAATGCCTTATTGTTAAAAACAATGCAGCTTCACCCTACTTACGTCCCAGCATTACAGCAATATTACACCTTTGCTAAAACTGAAGGTAAAGCTAAAGAGGCGTTAGTTCAAGGTCAATCTATTTTAGATAATGCCCCAGAAAGCAATAATTTACGCTTAACTGTTGCTAAAATGTACCATCAAGAGCAAAACTATCAAAAAGTAATTGATTTACTTGAGCATAAGTCCATTAATCGTGACTATGCACCAAGCGGTTATTGGGCCACATTAATTGACGCTCACGCAAAGTTAAATCATAGCCAAGATGTTATTAAACTAAGTGACCAATGGTATAAACTGACGCCTGACAACCTACACGCAGCTTTCTTTTATGCTAATGGCTTAGCCCTAAACAAAAACTTTAATGAAGCCGTCTCAGTACTAGATAAGCAACTAAGAAAGTTCCCTAATAATTTAATGCTGTTAAAAAGTAAAATTATTTTTCTAGCTGAAAATAAAGATTATAAAACCGCATTAAAAACCTTTGATGCAATAGATAAAGAAGCGGCTAATCAGGCTGATATTTTATTTATAAAAGCGAGAGTCACTTTTCTTGACGGGCAAATTCCACCATCGTTAGAGCTGTTTAATCAAAGCTATTTATTAGCACCTAGTGACGAAACAGCAATGTATATTGCCGAAATATACTCTAAACAGTATTCGTATAAACGAGCCATTCAATTTTTAGAACAACACTTTGCTACCCACCCAGTTAAAGGTAACTTAAAGGTATTTTATGCCAACCTTTTACTACAATCTGATCAAGATAAAGCCTTTAAGCTGTATAACGAGATTCTTGAAGAATCGCCCAATAACTATATTGTACTAAATAATTATGCATGGGTACTCGCTGAAGATAATCAGCTAGATAAAGCAAAAGTCTATATTGAGAGAGCGTTAAAACAAGCGCCTAAACATCCCGATGTGCTGGACACTTATGGTAAAGTTTTATTATTACAAAATAACTTAGCTGCTGCTATAACAGCGTTTGAGCAATCGTTACAAGTAAGGTCTAATAACGCTGAAGTTTCCTTAAACTATGCTGAAGCCTTAATTAAATCAGGCAAACCTCAACAAGCAGCCTCAGTGTTAAATAAGCTAGCTATTAATGACGTAGCGTTATTAAAGCGTAAATCAGACTTAGAGAAGTTACTGCCTTAA
- a CDS encoding ThiF family adenylyltransferase, protein MTNAAFNYFNAFSRNIGWLTLAEQALLATKTVAIAGCGGVGGAHAVTLARLGVGRFHLSDFDSFEIENFNRQAGAKMSTLGESKLDTVVKMVLDINPEAYISTFSEGINEQNIEEFLSGVDVYIDGLDFFALKIRSLMFKKAYAAGVPAITAAPLGMGVSNLNFLPGKMTFEEYFLFDGASETEQYLRFFVGLSPARLHSAYLVVPESINLPERKGPSTIMACELCAGVAATQALKLMLNRGKVLAAPRCLQFDAYRNKYVVSWRPFGNANPINKLAIHLGKKHLLNQAPQAAAKVAPETDPLLYVLDKARWAPSGDNTQCWRFRRTGDLSFDILANDTRDHVVYDLNGFASNMSHGALLETIRLAATERGFIAQIIATDRSVPERPIYQLVLEPVSELKVEPLAAYIETRTVQRKPMGTRALSTAEKQQLEASLPAGFKVHWFETRAERWQFAKLMYGNAYTRLIMKEGYDVHSQIIDWNKKFSEDKIPEQALGVDVVTAKMMKWALKSWQRFEFLAKYMGGTIAPRVQLDFMTALRCSAHFVLYTTDETPLTLPHQVEAGKALQRFWLTATKLHFGFQPEQTPVLFSTYLRDGLAFSTNEKATENARKMDAKLQQLLPETVFKNKVFIGRIGRSEHPESRSIRLPLAKLMVE, encoded by the coding sequence ATGACGAATGCTGCATTTAATTACTTTAATGCCTTTTCACGAAATATTGGCTGGTTAACGTTAGCGGAGCAAGCACTATTAGCGACTAAAACCGTCGCTATAGCGGGCTGTGGTGGTGTAGGGGGAGCACACGCGGTAACACTGGCCAGATTGGGAGTGGGCCGTTTTCACTTGTCTGATTTTGATAGTTTTGAAATTGAAAACTTTAATCGCCAAGCAGGGGCAAAAATGTCAACACTGGGCGAGTCTAAATTAGATACAGTGGTCAAAATGGTTTTGGATATTAATCCAGAAGCTTATATTAGTACTTTTTCTGAAGGTATTAATGAGCAGAATATTGAAGAATTCTTAAGTGGGGTTGATGTCTATATAGATGGTTTAGATTTTTTTGCATTAAAAATAAGAAGTTTAATGTTTAAAAAAGCTTATGCTGCAGGAGTGCCAGCTATAACTGCTGCCCCGCTAGGTATGGGGGTATCTAATTTAAACTTTTTACCTGGAAAAATGACCTTTGAAGAGTATTTCCTATTTGATGGCGCTAGCGAAACAGAGCAGTATTTACGTTTTTTTGTGGGTTTATCACCGGCAAGATTACATAGCGCTTATTTAGTTGTACCAGAAAGTATTAATTTACCAGAGAGGAAAGGGCCATCCACTATTATGGCCTGTGAGCTTTGCGCGGGCGTCGCCGCTACGCAAGCTTTAAAGCTGATGCTAAACAGAGGTAAAGTATTAGCCGCGCCACGATGTTTACAATTTGATGCTTATCGTAATAAGTATGTTGTTAGCTGGCGACCTTTTGGTAATGCTAACCCCATTAATAAGTTAGCTATTCATTTAGGTAAAAAGCATTTACTTAATCAAGCGCCTCAAGCTGCAGCAAAAGTTGCACCTGAAACTGATCCGTTATTGTATGTATTAGATAAAGCTCGTTGGGCACCTAGTGGTGATAATACGCAGTGCTGGCGTTTTCGCCGTACGGGCGATTTAAGTTTTGATATTTTAGCTAATGACACCCGTGATCACGTCGTTTACGATTTAAATGGTTTTGCTAGTAATATGTCGCATGGCGCTCTGCTGGAGACGATTCGATTAGCCGCGACTGAACGAGGCTTTATAGCGCAAATAATTGCTACCGATCGCTCAGTACCAGAGCGGCCAATATATCAGTTAGTTTTAGAACCTGTTTCTGAGCTGAAAGTTGAACCCTTGGCTGCCTATATAGAAACTCGGACGGTACAGCGCAAGCCTATGGGAACAAGAGCGCTTAGCACAGCAGAGAAACAACAACTAGAAGCTAGCTTGCCTGCTGGCTTTAAAGTGCATTGGTTTGAAACTAGAGCTGAACGCTGGCAGTTTGCTAAATTAATGTATGGTAATGCTTATACTCGGCTAATAATGAAAGAAGGCTACGATGTTCATAGCCAAATTATTGATTGGAATAAAAAATTCAGTGAAGACAAAATTCCAGAGCAAGCATTAGGAGTTGATGTTGTTACGGCCAAAATGATGAAATGGGCGTTAAAAAGTTGGCAAAGATTTGAGTTTTTAGCTAAGTATATGGGGGGTACTATAGCGCCCAGAGTACAGTTAGACTTTATGACAGCCTTGCGCTGTAGCGCACATTTTGTATTGTATACAACAGATGAAACACCACTTACATTACCGCATCAAGTAGAAGCAGGTAAGGCATTACAGCGATTTTGGTTAACTGCAACAAAGCTACATTTTGGCTTTCAGCCAGAGCAAACACCAGTATTGTTTTCAACTTATCTAAGAGATGGCCTAGCTTTTAGTACTAACGAAAAAGCAACTGAAAATGCACGTAAAATGGATGCTAAGTTACAACAGTTATTACCTGAAACTGTATTTAAGAATAAAGTGTTTATTGGTCGGATAGGCCGTAGCGAACATCCGGAATCACGCTCAATCCGTTTACCTTTAGCAAAATTAATGGTTGAGTAA
- the pepA gene encoding flocculation-associated PEP-CTERM protein PepA translates to MKKLLAGLALAGAAAFNVNASVITFDDSSFGGSGSTMFNEIDWDPDTANVTQTDTNGNGSIFGGPDAFMEFGQSLMVNFKNTGSPNYIPTNYEMYLDYMFSGTAEASGSLIDVLFSGGNATLWADTTVNSGAFDAGTATNLGTFSFVSGDCLTRITGVGSCDIKLKFTANPGYFYYNGNDIAGNNAVYSDLIVTLQDIIGLSPDYNGIPGSTQHFEIRHDGNQTFSVPEPASLAVLGLGLLGLRLSRRSKS, encoded by the coding sequence ATGAAAAAGCTATTAGCAGGATTAGCATTAGCAGGAGCGGCAGCGTTTAACGTTAATGCCTCGGTCATTACGTTTGACGACAGCAGTTTCGGTGGTTCAGGCTCAACGATGTTCAATGAGATTGACTGGGATCCAGATACAGCCAATGTTACCCAAACCGATACAAACGGTAATGGTTCAATTTTCGGTGGTCCAGATGCCTTTATGGAGTTTGGCCAAAGCTTAATGGTTAACTTTAAAAACACTGGTTCACCAAACTATATACCAACAAATTATGAAATGTATTTAGACTATATGTTTAGTGGTACTGCAGAAGCTTCTGGCTCATTAATTGATGTATTATTCTCTGGTGGTAATGCCACTCTTTGGGCTGACACAACAGTAAATAGCGGTGCTTTTGATGCTGGTACAGCAACAAACTTAGGTACTTTCTCATTTGTGTCTGGTGATTGTTTAACCCGCATTACTGGTGTTGGTTCATGTGATATTAAATTAAAGTTTACTGCTAACCCAGGTTACTTCTACTACAACGGTAACGATATTGCTGGTAATAATGCGGTATATTCAGATTTAATAGTAACATTACAAGACATTATTGGTTTATCGCCAGACTATAATGGTATTCCGGGTTCAACTCAGCACTTTGAAATTCGCCATGATGGTAACCAAACATTCTCAGTACCAGAGCCTGCAAGCTTAGCGGTGTTGGGTTTAGGGTTATTAGGTTTACGTTTAAGCCGTCGCAGTAAAAGTTAA